Proteins from one Bombus affinis isolate iyBomAffi1 chromosome 1, iyBomAffi1.2, whole genome shotgun sequence genomic window:
- the LOC126914804 gene encoding transmembrane protein 47 isoform X1: MIMYTVAEDHMGDTEIAQVIAFICGIIVILLMIMGLASTDWLMALGWRQGLFAHCIEEAAPTPLPFNVPDSAGCFQARDVAYIKAAAALCVVCLITDIAATILTGLGLRSQDNRDKHKYYRFAVFCMGFALVSLLIALVIYPVCFAAELNFGNRPMWEFGWAYGVGWGAAIFLFGGAVLLLCDKESEEIYYKERKIVRDDVGGGGSMIGMGHHGGRSGTQLA; the protein is encoded by the exons ATGATCATGTATACAGTCGCGGAAGATCACATGGGCGATACTGAGATCGCACAG GTGATAGCATTCATATGTggaataatagtaatattattaatgataATGGGCTTAGCCTCTACCGACTGGTTAATGGCATTGGGATGGAGACAAGGTCTATTTGCACATTGCATTGAAGAAGCAGCACCTACTCCTCTCCCATTTAATGTGCCAGATTCGGCAGGATGTTTCCAAGCTAGAGATGTTG cTTATATAAAAGCAGCTGCTGCCTTATGTGTCGTATGTCTAATAACAGATATTGCAGCAACGATCCTCACTGGTCTTGGTTTAAGGTCACAAGATAATCGTGACAAacataaatattatagattTGCAGTCTTCTGCATGGGATTTGCAT tGGTATCACTCTTAATAGCTTTAGTAATATATCCAGTGTGTTTTGCTGCAGAACTTAACTTTG GAAACCGACCAATGTGGGAATTTGGTTGGGCATACGGAGTTGGTTGGGGTGCGGCTATATTTTTGTTTGGTGGAGCAGTGTTGTTATTATGCGATAAGGAAAGCGaagaaatttattacaaagaaagaaaaatcgttCGCGATGATGTCGGCGGCGGCGGATCTATGATTGGTATGGGACATCATGGTGGACGAAGTGGGACGCAATTAGCCTAG
- the LOC126914804 gene encoding transmembrane protein 47 isoform X2, protein MPQATTIETITITRPFKVIAFICGIIVILLMIMGLASTDWLMALGWRQGLFAHCIEEAAPTPLPFNVPDSAGCFQARDVAYIKAAAALCVVCLITDIAATILTGLGLRSQDNRDKHKYYRFAVFCMGFALVSLLIALVIYPVCFAAELNFGNRPMWEFGWAYGVGWGAAIFLFGGAVLLLCDKESEEIYYKERKIVRDDVGGGGSMIGMGHHGGRSGTQLA, encoded by the exons ATGCCACAAGCAACCACTATTGAAACAATCACTATTACTAGACCTTTCAAG GTGATAGCATTCATATGTggaataatagtaatattattaatgataATGGGCTTAGCCTCTACCGACTGGTTAATGGCATTGGGATGGAGACAAGGTCTATTTGCACATTGCATTGAAGAAGCAGCACCTACTCCTCTCCCATTTAATGTGCCAGATTCGGCAGGATGTTTCCAAGCTAGAGATGTTG cTTATATAAAAGCAGCTGCTGCCTTATGTGTCGTATGTCTAATAACAGATATTGCAGCAACGATCCTCACTGGTCTTGGTTTAAGGTCACAAGATAATCGTGACAAacataaatattatagattTGCAGTCTTCTGCATGGGATTTGCAT tGGTATCACTCTTAATAGCTTTAGTAATATATCCAGTGTGTTTTGCTGCAGAACTTAACTTTG GAAACCGACCAATGTGGGAATTTGGTTGGGCATACGGAGTTGGTTGGGGTGCGGCTATATTTTTGTTTGGTGGAGCAGTGTTGTTATTATGCGATAAGGAAAGCGaagaaatttattacaaagaaagaaaaatcgttCGCGATGATGTCGGCGGCGGCGGATCTATGATTGGTATGGGACATCATGGTGGACGAAGTGGGACGCAATTAGCCTAG